TCACtacatttaactttaaaatgaaagtaaaagtttttttctcagttgttaaagctataaaaaaaagcagacattttCCTTTGACTGAAGCTATACCAATAACCTCAATCTAAGTGCCATTATGACCATGAATATCACTTAAATGCTAATGTGATAGATACAAGGAAGAGAGCTGTTAAGTCAGAAACCTTTCAAAAGACATCATGTTGGCCATAAGAAGCTACTGGATACTGTTCTCATTGCTGTGAACAATCGATTCAAATCAACATGAAAAAATAAGCCCTAATGGGCAAAGTATGCTTAAATTTAATTCAGGTAATACTCAAACTCCAAGTCCCAGATACAAGGAAAACGGGAAACACGGTACAAGAGTGTCTCTCAGGAAAGGAACCATTCCAGGATTTGAGACAATGTGTGTTTGGCAGTCCAGTGTTCACGATTTCCCATTAGCCACAACTTTCTCCAGCACTGAAGTGAAATggcaaaagaaatgaggaacatAAACCAAAACTGTTACGTGCTCTTCATTGTCAAGTCTGGAAAGATCTCGCTGAGGGCCAATTATGTTGTGAAGGTAAGGCCTTGAGAAGGAGTGAGGGATGGGGGGAAAAAGGAAGTTTTACAAGGAACTCTTCTGAAAAATGGTTTACGATGGTAAAACAGGTAGAATGGCTTCCTTCCCCATCTTTCCTGTCAAGTTcggggggttttttttgttgttgcgaTTCTTTTGTTCTTTAATTAACTTCCCTCCTTGTGGGGCTTGCTGCAGTTTGCTGATGTAGTTCCCAACTGCTACCTTCCTTTGGCGACTCTTATTAACGGACTGGCAATGGCCGGGCAAAATgcacttaagaaagaagaaatcaccTCCTCTTGCCAAGACGCACATGTGTCCAGTACCTGAGAAAGAGCTCCACGGTCGCCGGCCAAGAGAAATTCCAGTTTAACCTCCCCTTTCCAAATCCACTGCAAATAAGTGTGTGTATGCGTGCCACTTGCGGAGAATCCGCCTGACTCACCCCCGCTTTCGGCGTGCCAGGGAGGGATGTGAATGATCGGTCTCCCGGCTGGCAGTGAAGTGGGGGCCGCGGTCTCGGTGGCCCCGAAagtcccctccccccaacccgcCGGCCTCCCCCGCGAGTGTGTTTGGGGAAGTCTCCGTCTCTGGCAGGTGCCCGGCCACGCTGAGGCCACCAAAGCTCACCcaggcaggaacacacgtgtccTGCGCCGGAGCCCAGCCCCCGGGATACAATGGCCCCACAGCCCGGGCAGGCACGCCAGGTGAGCGCTGCGGAGGGGGGTCTGGGACGGGGGCGGGCTTGACCCTGCGGGTGCAGCAAACGTCCCCCTCTGAACCCTAAGAAGAAAAAAGTACTTTTCTGCGGAATCTGCTTCCACACTCCGCCGGGAGCCCAGCCCCCGAAGATGCCCGGCCCGCAActgacctctctctctctggctcccCGCGCGCGCCCAGGCCGCCCGCGCCCCCTCCGGGATCTGCCCCGGGCTGACCCTCCTTCCCCGGCCCCGGCCGGGTGCTCACCTCCTGGGGTCCGGCTTCCGTCGCTCGTCCAGCTTGGCGGTTGAGTGTGGGGCTGCAGCaaccgctgccgccgccgccttcgctgccaccgccgccgccgccgccgccgccgcctccgaaGCGCTGCCCGGCGCGCCGCCGGGGCTGGAAGCCGGGAGCCCGCGGGAGCCCGGGAGGCGCGGGCCCGGGGCGCGGCGGGGCCGAACCGCGGAAAGTTGTCGGCGCGAGGCGCGGGGCTCGAGCCACCCCCGCCCAAGTAGTCACAACTTTGCCGCCCGGGTGGGTGCGCGCTCCGGGGCGGAGGGAGGCGAGGACCGGGCGAGGGCGCGGGGGCGGGAGGGTCTCCGGAGCCGGCGGGACTGGACCCTGAAAGAGGGGAGCGAGCGAGCGCGGGGGCAGATGTCTACACTGCCCGCGTGGTGCGCGgcgggtgagtgtgtgagagcgCGGGGCGTCTACTCTACTTTGccttctgcagctcctgcataTTTATGGGGATCGCCGAGGTTCCTGCCGGTAACTACCACTGCAGCGACGGCGCCCGGCCCGGACGCCCCTCGGGAGCGAGCCCGGGGAGGGGGGTGGATCGGGAGGGCGGCGGTGGCGGAGGCTGTGCCACGAGCGCGAGCCAGCGATCCATATTTAAAGCCGCGACTGGCCTCGGCCGGCCCCCCGGCCCTGCCCTCGCTcgcgcccgcccgcccggcccCCACCGCTCCGGGCCGCCGCTCGGCGTCACCAGCCCGGGCATCGCGGCGGCGGGGAGGGGCCTCAGGCCGCACCGCCCCCGGGGGCCCGGGCTCTGCGCGCCGCGTCCGGCTGGAACTGACCGAAGACCCGGCTCCCGACCCGCCGCCTCCGCTTCCCTGggttccctctgtctctctctctctctctgactctgtctctgcctctggctctgtctgcctctctgtctctctctcgtGCCCTGAACCGGCTGCTAAGTCCCAGCATTTTTGTCCGGTTTACAAGAATTCCCCGCCGGGGAGAGCTTCCTCTCTCTTGCAGAACCGAAGTGACTGGGACAGATCACTCTTGAAGCTACTTTTATAAAAGTGGAGGGAAGCAGATAGAGAGCGCGCTGCCCGCAGTGTGAAGTCGTCGTTCACCTCTGCCACGGGATGTCTGGGGAGAGCGCAACTGTCAGCCTTGTCCTTCGCTTGTCACTGATGACTTCTGTCTTCCTCAACCAGTTTGGGAAACATCTTTAGTCATCCAAGGGAGTTTCTTGAGGATATAAATGGATTATTGTATTTACTCTGTTCCTAAGGCTAATAGAGGTTTAAGTCCGCTTGGCCAAGCAAATAATACTACTAATAATATATCAATGACCCAGCCCCATTTTGATCAGTTAAGTAGACCATAAATATAGGAACAGACTGTCGGCAGTGACACCATCTAAGGTTCTGAATACTGCTAGAGAGGAGCCACTTAATGGATTTGAGCCACACAATATATGATGTAAGCCCATGTGCATTTCctattaatacatattatatatttaatatacatgtaatatacaTGTGGAAGTCACTGACCAAACTGCATCTCTGAGGGTAACCACCGGAACACATAAAACCCTCAAGAAATAATGTCACATGCTGACTACCTCCGCCAAAGATTTGTTTCCAAATTCTTTCCTCAATAGCCAGTAAAAGTCACccagtcatctgactctttgcgaccccatggcctatacagtccatggaattctccaggccagaatactggaatgggtagcctttcccttctccaggggctcttcccaacccaggaatcgaacccaggtctcccgcattgcaggcggattctttaccagctgagccacaagggaagccctttcttcaaTACTAAGCTATAATTAATAAGACccctagtggggaaaaaaatctggagGAAAATAACTTGGGGACAAAAGTCTTCTTTCTAGTATTTAAAACTGGACTAGACATTATTTATTGTACCTCACCAATGCTTGCGAAACAGGTATATACttgcacctttaaaaaaaaaaacccagtgtgTTTAAAATCCTTGGTTAGTGCTCAGGAGACACTGGGAATGACCAGAAACTATCTAATGTCTAAAACTGAAATGCATTAATGTCGTGTGTCCGGCTGTTGTTATGTCTATGCTCACACATTTTACATGACCCACTGCACTAACATGGGAAAttcaaaaggttttttttttttaatttaaaaataatgtaaagatTTTGCCTACATAACTATACTTTGTTTTTAGACTAATGTTAAAATTAACTTTCAGTCCCTGAGCACACAGTTAGCAAGAATCAGCAACCCCAAAGTAAGTTCCCAGGAAAAGAGAAGCCACTTTTGTATTAAGAATTTGCCATTGTTGTTCGGCAGTTTTTCACACTGTGGGTTATGTATTTCAACATAGCTGGCAATTTCTCATTATCATCGTGAACCAGCCATGAATGGTCAGCGTTGGTGACTGGGAAAGGAAAAGTCCAAGAAACTTACATTTTCCAAGATTCTGCTGCAAAACACATCAAACGGGCCTTTACACAAACCATAAAGGTAACCCTTAAAGGCATTTCTCTATCAAGatggacaaaattaaaaaaaaaaaaaaaaaagatggacaaAATTTTACCCTGAAAGGAGTATAAAGTTGGAGAGTAGGgtaggaggcagggagagaattAGAGCACTATGTGGTGAGGGGTTGTGTGTCCCTtatattaatgagaaaaaaaagagttgtcTTTGGCAAAAAGCCAGCAACCTGTTATCATTCTCATTACTTGATGTTTGCTATCCCACAATTAAAAGCGCAGGTTCCATTTCCTTTCCTATTGACTATTGTCCAGTAATTGAGatgcatgtgtttttcttttgaaaggtCATTGATTAACTTTTCTCGTTATCTCTGCGTGTGGTCACCTTTGCTATTGCTATTCAGAGCTAGGACAATGAATTCTGAGACCTTTTTTCACTGATCCTAAAACACGCTATGTCCCTTGATTCTCATGAGCCCAAACAAagctttatttgttcattttatattggcGTTCACACAGCTTGGTGAcaggaaaaatgaacagaaaaaattAATGGAATTAGAAAAACAGTGTAAGTAATCTTTACTGATAatgatttatttgtttaataaataacTCTCTCTGCTAAATGACCTTCTAGGATACTAACCCACTACTTTTTAGCTTATCAATCAAGTTTCTTTGATATCATCCAAGGTCCTTATAGGCACCTAAAGGAAACAAAGATGGGAGGAAGAACCTTTGTCTCAATGACAGGCACCATCTAGTGGCAGCAGGTGATGAAAGCTCGTGTCAGCGTGATGTCTCCAGCAAGAATGAAGATGCAAGTTTTTGAATAGGTGGTTCAAGCATTCCTGGTCTTGAAGAAGCATGGTGCTCTTTGATTCTAAAGCAAGAAGGTTGTACgtagaaaaataatacaactaATGGACCCCATGATGATTATTCAAAGAATTAGGCTACAAATCTGACCTGCGGGTAGAATTATTGCCACAAAAAGTTTTCTCAGTCTTTGTGTACTTCGTATAGTCACACCTCTTTATAAAGAcctcagtggtttttttttttcatttaaagaccTCTGTATTTAAGTTTCCTCATTATAAAATCAAAAAGAGTGATGGCTCGTCACTGAATATTATCTATAAAGGATTTTGTTCAATAGCAGAgcccataaatataaatattatttcaggttttttattatactgttttacaaaagaaaaaaggataaaagataTCAATGAATGCTTATCCCTGAGTTACACAAAATTGCAACATTCATACACATCTTATTTAGGGCCCTAAACAAAAGGAGACAGTATAGACTATAAACTTCAAAGAATGATCAGTAATGTTTCTCATTATcagcttctttttaaatatatgactaATTAGTAAATGTATCACAAAAATCTTGCCATATAGAATAGGTATTTTTCTTTGTGCTAGTATTTTGACTTGTAGTTATTTTGTTAATAAACAATATTGCCATCGAATGATCATTAAAGTAGCCAATCTGGAATCGGTTTCATTAACCATTTCAGGATATAAGAgtaaggagagagaaaagcacCTGTCTTTCCATCCTGGGACTAGTCAGGGATGAAACTGAAGATAtagacaaagagagaaaaacaaagagatcaCTTAGaaacttcatttttgtttcactCACACTCCAGAAATTACATATTCAGTCTGGCAAATTCCTGAATAGATTCAGCCAACCTCAATTTACAATCTATATTTCCTCCTTCAGATTCCAAGTTTAAAAATAACCATAGTCCCTTTTTAAGAGGAGTAGAGAAAGGTGAACACTGTTTTTGTAAGCTGTCAGCATGGCACAAGttagggaaaataattttatttggttAAATGTGTCATAAGTTGCTTCACAGCTTAAACTGCTAAACTCTCAACCATATCCAACtgtcatttttaaaacacataccTAACATCAAATATTAAGAAAGGTTCTAGCATCTAAAAACAGAAGCCTATCTCTGTTCACGTCAAGGAAGACAAGTTATTCAGTCCTTCTAGACCTCAGTTCCCGCAGTAATAAAATCAAGGAGCTTGAGAGAATCACTCAAAAAAACTATTTCAACAATATactagaatattttcttttaataaaatttgaatatgtTTGTGATAGAGAAACAtgcaaatatttcagaaatagcATTGATACACTTATTACGAATGCTCTGTTTAATAACCTTAGGCCAGAGTTTCAGCCTCTTTCCCCTACAGGAATTCTCCTGTATACATCAACCTAACAACAAGACACAGGCCTCTCtgttggaaaaggaaaaaggaaaattaaattgaGCTACTAAGCCACTGAAACCTATGCCCTCTATGATTAAAAAGGTTAGTCCGGTTTTAGGTAAGATAGTAGAGAATTACATCAGACTTCTCTACCAAAACCAACTCCCAGGGCCCTTGGACTCTGCTGACTCTGctaatcagtgtgtgtgtgtgtgtgtgtgtgtgtgtgtgtgtgtgtgtgtgtgtgtgtgtgtgtgtgtgtgtgtgtgtgtgtgtgtgtgtgtgtgtgtgtgtgtgtgtgtgtgtgtgtgtgtgtgtgtgtgtgtgtgtgtgtgtgtgtgtgtgtgtgtgtgtgtgtgtgtgtgtgtgtgtgtgtgtcccaccaGCCCCGTCCCAGGCACAGACAGGTACTCGTTCCTTTGCATCCTGCTGGCCTCTCGCCTCCTGGAGGATGAACAAGCCAAGGTACTCGTTCCTTTGTATCCTGCTGGCCTCTCGCCTCCTGGAGGATGAACAAGCCAAGGTACTCGTTCCTTTGTATCCTGATGGCCTCTCGCCTCCTGGAGGATGAACAAGCCCAGATGGCAGCTGCTTGCCCTAAAGttgctcttccttttctcctgtggACTGAGTCACATGGACATGGCTGTTCCACTGCGTGGAGACAGGTTTTCTACAGATTAACCAACCACTGGGTCAGACTGGTCCACGACCATTCTCTCCCCAGACCAGGCCTATCCTGGAGACTACCATACACCCATCCTTTTGCAAATAACCGAACAGCTGATACTTCCAGTACACATCTGCCAGACTGATCTCTTTACAGGAAACACAGCAAGATTGTAATTTGAGTGTTAAAAGCTCCCTATCCTGAGGGAGGAAACATTCTGAGCAAATTTGCCCTTTATGACTTTTCCATTTCCCCTTGCTGACCAGAAGGGGTTCACTTCCACACAGAACGTGAAGCTTGATTGGGTCATCTGTTCagcatacaaatatttattacgaACCTACTATGTGTCAAGGACTCTTCGAGGTGATGGGTCCCTGAAACAAGCGAAGTTCCAATTTCGTGGAGCTTGCAAGTGAACAAATACATTAACAAGATAATCTCCATTTCCTTGGAATGCAAAATGCAGTAAATGGTACAAATAGGGTGACCAACCATCCCAGCTTATACTTCCAGTTTACCCCTGTTTTTCCTCTGTCATGGCCATAGCCCTCTCCATTCTCAAAAGAGAAATGGTCAGAAGTTACAGACTCACCCTaactgcaaaagaaacaaaacacagtgAGAGGATAGGGAGAATCATTTGCGAGTGGGTGTCAGAGAGGGCCTCTCTTACTTCGTGATGTTTGAGCACACAGATCTGAATGATAATgaatatgtattaaaattttaaaggcgACTTGACAGGACAAACAGCATTTGACACAGAGTCTTACACATAGTAGGAACTCAATAATTATTTATAGAATGATCAATCACATCCATTTTTGTGGAGCATTAAAAAGAGAGAGCCTTACTCAACCAGAATACATTTCTATTAAGACAGATTCAGGCTCCACAAATTCCTTAAAACATCACTTTTCCTAATCTATAACTTTTGAACcatatctatgtatttatttgcaCGTACATAAAACATCTCTGGAAGGATAGGATATATAAACAACTAAAAGCAGTATTTACCTCCAGGAAAAAGATCTAGGTGATTGTGGGATAGGCAAGGGGAGAAAGACTTTTCACTATAGCCCTTGCAAGTTTTTGAATTTTGAGCCGTTGTAGATCAATGACTTATTTTTTAACCTAAGgttgaattaaaatataaaaataatttcattttcctgcCTATTGCTATTTTCCATATAAGCAATATATAATGACATATTATTGTAATATATAATTCACAAGAAACCCTTCTGATAGACAGTAAGATTAATCTCCTTACAAACTATGAAATAGTGGCTACTCTGACACCAGGGACAGTGCTGGAATGTCTGAACCCTTTCACAGTTACTGAATGCCATTCCGTGCTGACGGGGTTTGCTCACTGCCCACTTGGGCTTCATTCAAATCAGTGTCATGGAGTGAAAAGATCTTACAATATTGCTGCTTTTCTTGCACCtgggcaaataaaaatacagtacaaagttttcaaataacattttattgggCATCTTGCTGTACTTTTGCTTATAGCtgtttgcttttcaaaaatgaaaatctgttgcttttttgtCTGTTATAGTAgtaacagttttattattttaaaaagttgtacaACAGAGACAAATTAGATGGAATAGCATGAGAAATACCCTCCTTCAGAGATGACTGCTAATATTTTggcatattttcctttttgcataaTTAAGGTCTGAGGTTTCAAGATGATTGAtcatggtgtatttttttttaatgatgtggTCATCGAGGCTAACTTTAAGTCAAGATGATCTCTTTTGGCATTAAACACAAGCTTTAACAAACACAGCTAGAAAAAAGGGGGTGTGGGGCCTGAATTTGGCTCCATCTTCCTAAGCCCAGTTGATAGTTGTTACACACTTACATCATCACAGTTCCAGAACTGCCCTTCTGCTTatgaaaatttatatgaaatacacTCTCTATTGACAGTTTCTATTACCTGGCtgaaaatattgaaattattGAAATTATCCCACTAATAACACTAATACTGTTAATAGCCAAGACCTACATAGTCATTACCATGTTCCAGGGACTGTTCTAATTACTTAAGTGAACTCACCTAATCTTCATAATAAGCCTATTACTCACTCATAGTGTTATCACTCCCATTACCAAAAGAAGCGATGTGAGTACCAGAACTCCATACAGTTTCTTACACATCAACTCTGTTCCAGATTTCCTCAAAATTGGTGGAAGTTTGGAGTTGGGGGTTGGTCTTGCTCTGTGAACTTAAACATCTGATCCAGAGAGTTGGCTAATTGTTGGAGAAATCTATACAATGTGATACTTACATTACATCTGCTGCTCCAGTTTCGATCAAAGCTGACAGAGCACACGTACAGTAATATAAACACCTGTGTATACCTTCTGAGAACTCAGTTATCCAAAACCAGAATTGGGGGAAGTTGAAGCACtagagtttcttttttgttgttgttattgttgttttaaccGTGGCTGCTATTTAAGTCACAacatttaaaatgagatttttttggtGCTGTTTTCTTTTAACTTCAATCACGTGTATGTGCTTTATAGCCACAGTCATTCCTTTAGGGCATAAAATAGACATACAACATACATGTGTTTGAAGGCCATTAAGAACTCTCCATGAATTGGTAACACTATGGTATTTGTTCCATTCCCttcttaactttttaatttttcatattgaAATAAGTGGTAGAAGAAAATCTTTTTCTTGGTATCCTGGTATTGTCATTGTTATTTTAGTAAATACCAAATAGGCCCTGGCCTggccttccctggttgctcagtggtaaaaaatccgcctgccaattcaggagatgtgggttcgatccctgggttgggaggatcccatggagaaggaaatggcaacccactccagtattcctgcctgaaaaatcccatggacagaggagcctggcaggctacagtccatgaggttgcagagtcagacacgactaagggactAAATGCATATACGCTGGTAATAGCAATCTTCATCTCTAAGTtaaattttaagacttttatcTCTGTTTACCATAAATGAACTTTTCATCCAGCATCACACAgaaatgggtaaaaaaaaaaatctccttcagCATTTACTTGCTTAAATTTAAAGGTTAGTATTAGCAAACACATTTAGTATTTAGCAAAAATCATTCAGAAACTTCTATGCTAGCATCTATAATGGTAAGACAGAAACTGAAAGAGGAAggtaattttcaaataattaaaagataaatccCTTTCCTCTCAATTTTCTATTTGAGTACTGTGATAACTTTGATTCAGGGAAAGTAAATCACTAAGTAAATAAATCACTAAATCACTCCTCAGTACTCACATTTCTTCACAGATGCAGTGATGTCTTGGAACCAGTACAGTGGCATCCTGGTCCAAGGATGGTATTAAAATAAACCCTAAAGAGggacaaaatggaaagaaagggtGCTAGACAGCACTTGCTGCTCCAGCCAGTGACCCTCAAATTCCATTACTGCTTCTttgattaaattaaaatacaataagTATTGAGTACTTATTTAACACTTTGTCTATCCTGGCAAGAGTAAAAGACAGTCCATTTAGAGAAACAACTATTCAAAAGTTTCTGCTGATGCTGCAGTTACTATTTGGAATAAAGAGCAGGGTAATCAAGTAGATGGAGGTGATTTTTCAGAGAATACAGAAGAAAATATGACATACTAGGTATAGTGGTGCCATCCTAACAAACTGCTTTCATCATCTTGCTTTATCATAGACCACCAATCAAGCAGATGGAAGTAGTCCAGTGTAAtgctattttaaacaaataaattcaaTGCTGTATTCAATAACTAATAATAGCTACCATGTGTCAAAAATTTCCTAATCTTTGTGAGACAGGATAAAAATTATCCAGTTAAGGAAACAGAAGATCAGAAACATGGGCCAAAGTTGTGGAGCCAGGGTTCTGAAACTAGGCCTAAACTTCCACATTTTCCACTCTACCATGATTCCTCAATCCATCTCTAGGAGGTACATGAAGAAAGTTAAGATTACATGGTCTTTGGTGGAAGAAGTCTGGGCTCCTTACTACCCACCCTGTTTTCAGTCTAAACTGCACATAATTAGGTTAATCTCCTAAAGCACTGTTTTATTAAGCTCCTGCCCTCCCTAAACAACAACACTTTCAAAGCTCTTTATCAACTACTGAATAAAGTCCAAATTATTTGACTTAGTGACCTTGCTTGACCAGGTTTCAGCCAGCTGTATTTGCTACTGACCCCATACATAGTTTGATGTATGGGCATCTCACCATTTCCTAAacatgcatttcattttcttggtcctGGTTACTGGCAGGGACCAATTTATTTTACCAGGAATAACTTTCTTTCCTCCACTTCCATCTCCAACTATTgaaagcctttttatttttaaacatccaGTTAaagtgctgggcttccctggtgtctcggcagtaaagaatcggcctgccaatgcactagataagggtttgatccctgggttgggaagatctcctggaggaagaaatggccactcactccagtattcttgcccaaaaaatcccatggacagaggaccccagcgggctgcactccatggggtcaagaagagtcagacttgatttagcaactaaacaataatacCAAATTACAGTGCTACCTAATCCCTATTATCTTCTCTGATTAGTTCAGTACAAAAGAACTCTCTCTTTTCTGTATGGATAGCTTTTAGGTTGTGCCACTTACATCTCAATGTAATGAGGCTTTCAATATGTGTTCTTCATTTCCCCCACAAAATTGTAGGTTCTGTGAAAGTAGGAGATGGATGTGTTAC
The DNA window shown above is from Cervus elaphus chromosome 6, mCerEla1.1, whole genome shotgun sequence and carries:
- the LOC122696636 gene encoding basic proline-rich protein-like codes for the protein MPGLVTPSGGPERWGPGGRARARAGPGGRPRPVAALNMDRWLALVAQPPPPPPSRSTPLPGLAPEGRSSPAGSGDPPAPAPSPGPRLPPPRSAHPPGRQSCDYLGGGGSSPAPRADNFPRFGPAAPRARASRAPAGSRLPAPAARRGSEGDVCCTRRVKPAPVPDPPPQRSPGVPARAVGPLYPGGWAPAQDTCVPAWVSFGGLSVAGHLPETETSPNTLAGEAGGLGGGDFRGHRDRGPHFTASRETDHSHPSLARRKRG